In Brachypodium distachyon strain Bd21 chromosome 2, Brachypodium_distachyon_v3.0, whole genome shotgun sequence, one genomic interval encodes:
- the LOC100845575 gene encoding WRKY transcription factor WRKY24: MTTSSSGSIETSANSRPGSFSFANASFTDILGGSAGGGSASGGYKAMTPPSLPLSPSLMSPSSYFNMPAGMNLADFLDSPVLLTSSIFPSPTTGAFASQQFNWRPEAPVPSAEQGGKDEQQRQSAYSDFSFQTALQGKNEEQAAQTTTTTFQPPVPLAPQQGEEAYRGQQQQPWGGYQQPAAAGMEASANNPASFTAAPPLQATSSEMAPHAQGGGAYRQTHSQRRSSDDGYNWRKYGQKQVKGSENPRSYYKCTFPSCPTKKKVETSLEGQITEIVYKGTHNHAKPLNTRRSSGAGGAAAQVLQSGAGGDTSEHSFGGGVSGGAHVTTPENSSASFGDDEIGGASSPRAGNDLDDDEPDSKRWRKDGDGEGIGVGGNRTVREPRVVVQTMSDIDILDDGYRWRKYGQKVVKGNPNPRSYYKCTTVGCPVRKHVERASQDLRAVITTYEGKHNHDVPAARGSAALYRPAPRPDMAAAAASSHFMANNQPPAMPYQLTTNNAGTQYAPRPDGFGGQSQGSFGFGGGFGFSGSGFDNPAGSYMSQHQHQQRHNDAMHASAGAKEEPREDMFFQHPSQY; this comes from the exons ATGACTACCTCGTCGTCAGGGAGCATCGAGACGTCGGCCAATTCGAGGCCGGGGTCCTTCTCCTTCGCGAATGCGAGCTTCACGGACATCCTGGGGGGAtccgcgggcggcggcagcgcgtcCGGAGGCTACAAGGCCATGACCCCGCCTTCCCTGCCGCTCTCGCCCTCGCTCATGTCGCCGTCGTCCTACTTCAACATGCCCGCCGGCATGAACCTCGCCGATTTCCTCGACTCGCCCGTTCTCCTGACCTCCAGT ATCTTCCCGTCACCCACAACGGGCGCGTTCGCGTCGCAGCAGTTCAACTGGAGGCCGGAGGCGCCGGTGCCGAGCGCCGAGCAAGGCGGCAAGGACGAGCAGCAGAGGCAGTCGGCGTACTCCGACTTCTCGTTCCAGACGGCTCTGCAGGGGAAGAACGAGGAGCAGGCCGcgcagacgacgacgacgaccttCCAGCCACCGGTTCCGCTGGCCCCACAACAG GGGGAGGAAGCGTACAGaggtcagcagcagcagccatgggGCGGCTACCAGCAACCTGCGGCTGCAGGCATGGAAGCAAGTGCTAACAACCCAGCGAGCTTCACCGCGGCACCGCCGCTCCAGGCGACCTCGTCGGAGATGGCGCCGCATgcgcagggcggcggcgcgtacAGGCAGACGCACTCGCAGAGGCGGTCGTCGGACGACGGGTACAACTGGCGCAAGTACGGGCAGAAGCAGGTGAAGGGGAGCGAGAACCCGCGCAGCTACTACAAGTGCACCTTCCCCAGCTGCCCCACcaagaagaaggtggagacCTCGCTGGAAGGCCAGATCACCGAGATCGTCTACAAGGGCACGCACAACCACGCCAAGCCGCTCAACACGCGCCggagctccggcgccggcggcgcggcagcgcAGGTGCTGCAGagcggtgccggcggcgacacGTCCGAGCATTCCTTCGGAGGAGGGGTCTCGGGCGGCGCGCACGTCACGACGCCCGAGAACTCCTCGGCGTCGTTCGGGGACGACGAGATCGGCGGCGCGAGCTCGCCGCGGGCAGGCAACGACCTCGACGACGATGAGCCGGATTCCAAGAGATG GAGGaaagacggcgacggcgaggggaTCGGCGTGGGTGGCAACAGGACGGTGCGTGAGCCGAGGGTGGTGGTGCAGACCATGAGCGACATCGACATCCTGGACGACGGCTACCGGTGGAGGAAGTACGGGCAGAAGGTCGTGAAGGGGAACCCGAACCCGAGGAGCTACTACAAGTGCACCACGGTGGGCTGCCCCGTGCGGAAGCACGTGGAGCGCGCGTCCCAGGACCTGCGCGCCGTGATCACCACCTACGAGGGCAAGCACAACCACGACGTGCCCGCCGCCCGGGGCAGCGCCGCGCTCTACCGCCCCGCGCCACGGCCGGacatggccgccgcggccgcgagcAGCCACTTCATGGCGAACAACCAGCCGCCCGCCATGCCGTACCAGCTGACAACCAATAATGCCGGGACGCAGTACGCGCCGAGGCCCGACGGTTTCGGCGGACAGAGCCAAGGCTCGTTTGGCTTCGGCGGCGGATTCGGCTTCTCCGGGTCCGGGTTCGACAACCCGGCGGGGTCGTACATgagccagcaccagcaccagcagaggCACAACGACGCGATGCACGCCTCGGCCGGCGCCAAGGAGGAGCCCCGAGAGGACATGTTCTTCCAGCACCCGTCCCAGTACTGA
- the LOC104582894 gene encoding uncharacterized protein LOC104582894 — translation MGNSLRCCLTCMLPCGSLDVVRIVHLSGRVDEFGCPITGAAVLAAHPNHTLATAWSSAGVGCPTKKLVIVSPDSELKRGRIYFLIPSATVPGADRRKKNRPPCSKSKQSSKRTTRASSTAEQDNYLTELLLSEKAASAGAHRRRRSGCRIGVWRPELESIVEETSA, via the coding sequence atgGGCAACAGCCTGCGGTGCTGCCTGACCTGCATGCTCCCCTGCGGCTCGCTGGACGTGGTCCGCATCGTCCACCTCAGCGGCCGCGTCGACGAGTTCGGCTGCCCGatcaccggcgccgccgtcctcgccgcgcACCCCAACCACACGCTCGCCACGGCGTGGTCCTccgccggcgtcggctgcCCCACCAAGAAGCTCGTCATCGTCTCCCCTGACTCGGAGCTCAAGCGCGGCCGCATCTACTTCCTCATCCCCTCCGCCACCGTGCCGGGCGCCGACAGGAGGAAGAAAAACCGCCCGCCCTGCTCCAAATCCAAGCAGAGCAGCAAGCGGACCACCCGAGCGAGCAGTACGGCGGAGCAGGATAACTACCTGACGGAGCTGTTGCTGTCTGAGAAGGCCGCGTCGGCGGGCGCTCACCGGAGGCGGCGAAGCGGCTGCAGAATCGGCGTGTGGAGGCCGGAGCTCGAGAGCATCGTGGAGGAGACCTCGGCTTAG